GGCAGGGCCAGAAGAGAGGCCATGGAGGCCAGCGAGACGTATCGCGTCGTCCGCATGACGGCGTACCAGATCGCGCCGCTCATGAGAGCCACCGCGAAGGACTGGGGAGGCCAGAGAAAAAAGACCACGCCGTAGGTGGTCGCGACGCCTTTTCCCCCGTGGAATTTCAGCCACAGCGGGAAATTATGTCCCATAACCACGGCAAAACCCGCCAAAGAAAGGAGCCCGGGCGCGATGGACGCGGAAGTGGCCGTAACGAGAAGGGCGAGAGCCCCCTTGAGCATGTCCATGACCGTCACGAAAATGGCCCACTCTCTGCCGGCAACGCGCCCTACATTGGTAGCGCCGATATTTCCGGAGCCAACGGTACGAATATCCAGTCCCTTCACCAGCCTGACCACAAGGTAGCCTGTGGGAATGGAGCCGATAAAATAGGAAACCGTCATCCACAGTATCGCGCTTCTCACCTGTAACCCCTCCCTGAAATAAAAAATAAAAGGCGACAACGCTCGAATCGCCGTCCCCGGAATGAGCCTCGAACACTTTCATTTTATACCAAATTTTATCCCAAATCCTGCAGCAAATCTCGCGGCAAATCACGGCAAAATTCCCGCCGCGCACAAAAAAGGAGAGCTCTCGCTCTCCCCTCAGTTCTTTCACCCGCCCAAAGGCAAAGAAAGGTCATTCCGCCGTCCGCTGGGCGCTTTCCACTCCGCTGATGCGGTCGGAACCCCGCTTGATGTCCAGCTGGACGAGATCTCTGTTCTTCAAAACATCCCACTTCAGGTTCAGCACCAGAAGGAAAATCGCGGAAAACGCGTCGACCCTCCAGGAACTGCTTTCCTTTTCGAAGGCTCCGTGAATCGTCCGAAGCTGCAGCAGGCCCTTGTCTCCTTCGTCCAGCTCCGTCAGGAACCGGCGCACCTCGGAGAGGGTATCTATTCCCGCCGCCCGGAAAACCTTGTACAGATATTCGAAGCTCTCCTTCAGATAACCGGGGGACGGCACGAAGATGGGAAATCCCGCCTTCACCGCGATGGAGCTCCATTTGGTCAAAACGGCGCTTTCCTCGTTGAAAAAGGCGTAAAGCTCGTCCTCCGTGTAGGTGCGCTCCGCCGACACCGAGGTCCCCGTCCGCGGTTCAGGGGTGGGCGAGACCAGAACAGCCACGTCCTTTACCTCTTCCCACAGGGACAGAAAACCCTCGTCGGCCTCCTCCAGAAGCGCCGCCAGACGCACCAGCCTGCGCTTCAGCTTCTTCTCCGAAATGGAGTCCACGTTCATGGACACCCGAGGCGAGATCGTCGCCCAGGCCTCCTGCAGCACCGTGCGCAGCTCCAGACGGAAGGAAAGCCCTCTGTACTTGCGCCACTCCCGCAGAGAGGACCGGCTTTCGGAAAGCGTCAGAGTGTAGAGAACGGCGGGATACCCGAACCGGAAGGGATCTTCCAGCCCGCTGGAGGGAACGGAATGCTCCAGGTCCACCTCGAACTCCGAGCAGACGATTTCCTCCACCTTGCTCACGTCCTCCGGGAAGCGCAGCAGCACCCGCACCGTCACCAGGTCCGATATGGAATCCAGTCCCGAGGAGGCGTCTCCCTCATAATGGGCATTCAGGGACTTCACCAGTTCGGCGGGAGCCTTGGCCCATCCCTCGATACTGCATACTTCTATATCCTCCCGCTCTACGAGATCCTGCACCAGATTGCGGATCCGCGAAGAGTATTCTTCGTAGAGCGAAAGCTTTTCCACGTAACTGATGCCAAGCTCGTCAATACGATGTCTGTCCAATCCCAATCACCGCCCGAGAATGAAAATCATATGCCCCAAAACGTCGCGAGGATATTATTATAGTGGAGTATACCTTAAGAAGCGCCGCTTGAAAAGGCTCTGCAAACGTCAAATTGCGATTCTCGAAAGAATTTCGGCGGCGCTTCGCGGCGCGGGGGTCAGAAAC
This DNA window, taken from Synergistaceae bacterium, encodes the following:
- a CDS encoding RelA/SpoT domain-containing protein, whose translation is MDRHRIDELGISYVEKLSLYEEYSSRIRNLVQDLVEREDIEVCSIEGWAKAPAELVKSLNAHYEGDASSGLDSISDLVTVRVLLRFPEDVSKVEEIVCSEFEVDLEHSVPSSGLEDPFRFGYPAVLYTLTLSESRSSLREWRKYRGLSFRLELRTVLQEAWATISPRVSMNVDSISEKKLKRRLVRLAALLEEADEGFLSLWEEVKDVAVLVSPTPEPRTGTSVSAERTYTEDELYAFFNEESAVLTKWSSIAVKAGFPIFVPSPGYLKESFEYLYKVFRAAGIDTLSEVRRFLTELDEGDKGLLQLRTIHGAFEKESSSWRVDAFSAIFLLVLNLKWDVLKNRDLVQLDIKRGSDRISGVESAQRTAE
- the plsY gene encoding glycerol-3-phosphate 1-O-acyltransferase PlsY — translated: MRSAILWMTVSYFIGSIPTGYLVVRLVKGLDIRTVGSGNIGATNVGRVAGREWAIFVTVMDMLKGALALLVTATSASIAPGLLSLAGFAVVMGHNFPLWLKFHGGKGVATTYGVVFFLWPPQSFAVALMSGAIWYAVMRTTRYVSLASMASLLALPVFFWMLEAPWPYIVVSLILACFVFYRHRSNIERLARGTENRVGA